The proteins below are encoded in one region of Marinobacter sp. F4206:
- a CDS encoding DNA-binding response regulator: MKLHEDRKTVVMVVDDAVDSIRMINDALEEAGMTVLVALEGNQALTISQNITPDVVLMDALMPHMDGFETCRRLKENPAFTDIPIIFMTGLSDTEHVVMGLNAGGVDYVTKPINTTELLARMDVHLANARMTRSARSALDTAGQNLFAVDREGNLLWGTPQVCRCLPDSSHPEFPDVRAKLEEWLSHNLEPGHVMPLRALDTPRSVEYLALVDGREYLLRLKTPQNQNSAAAALRERFQLTLRESDVLLWIANGKTNREIGQILDMSPRTVNKHLEQVFRKLGVENRTAAAASAIRLLATQ, translated from the coding sequence ATGAAGCTTCATGAGGACCGGAAAACCGTCGTGATGGTCGTGGATGACGCGGTCGACTCCATTCGCATGATCAACGATGCCCTCGAGGAAGCGGGCATGACCGTCCTGGTCGCGCTGGAAGGTAACCAGGCGCTCACCATCAGCCAGAACATCACCCCGGATGTGGTGCTGATGGATGCGCTCATGCCGCACATGGACGGTTTTGAAACCTGCCGGCGGCTGAAGGAGAACCCGGCGTTCACCGACATTCCGATCATCTTCATGACCGGCCTGAGTGACACCGAACACGTGGTCATGGGCCTGAACGCCGGCGGTGTGGATTACGTCACCAAACCCATCAACACCACCGAGTTGCTGGCGCGCATGGACGTACACCTCGCCAACGCCCGCATGACCCGCAGCGCCCGCAGCGCCCTCGATACCGCGGGCCAGAACCTGTTTGCGGTGGACCGCGAGGGCAATCTGCTGTGGGGGACACCACAGGTCTGCCGGTGTCTGCCCGACAGCAGCCACCCGGAGTTTCCGGATGTTCGGGCCAAGCTGGAGGAGTGGCTCAGCCACAACCTGGAGCCGGGACACGTGATGCCGTTGCGGGCGCTGGACACCCCCCGCTCGGTGGAATACCTGGCGCTGGTGGACGGCCGGGAATACCTGCTCCGGCTGAAAACCCCGCAGAACCAGAACAGCGCGGCCGCCGCCCTGCGAGAGCGGTTCCAGCTGACGTTGCGGGAATCGGACGTGCTACTGTGGATCGCCAACGGCAAGACCAACCGGGAAATCGGACAGATCCTGGACATGAGCCCGCGCACGGTCAACAAGCATCTGGAGCAGGTGTTCCGGAAACTGGGCGTGGAGAACCGGACCGCCGCAGCCGCCAGCGCCATCCGCCTGCTGGCCACGCAGTAG
- a CDS encoding ATP-binding protein encodes MAARQNIFRVRRSYNQWVANQTLEDYALRFTAKSARRWSAARVSNTALGAISFLAMEAIGGSITLHYGFDNAVAAILVVSLVIFLTAIPISYYAARYGVDIDLLTRGAGFGYIGSTITSLIYASFTFIFFAIEAAIMAMALEMLFDIPLVLGYLICAVAIIPLVTHGITTISRFQVWTQPVWILLQLTPFVFIIYADASSISDWTKFEGLGPAAGQGLNVVMFGAAAAVVFSLIAQIGEQVDFLRFIPEPRDREEKRRWWVAVMSGGPGWIVIGMLKILAGSFLAVLALNQGISATEAADPTQMYVVAFNYITQSPEISLAMAGIFVILCQLKINVTNAYAGSIAWSNFFSRLTHSHPGRVVWLFFNVAIALLVMELGVYRALEETLGFYGIIAIAWVGALVADLVINKPLGLSPKHIEFKRAHLYDINPVGVGAMITASVVGITCHTGILGDYAEALSHFIAMAVALVTAPLIAWKTRGRFYTARPFTPIATDHQLVQCTICEHKFEPEDVTSCPAYDGTICSLCCSLDARCGDVCKPGAGYQEQLQQFLGKLVPGAILSRLHSRIGHFLTLLVLINGLSGLLLSLIYFKTPVASAPEALLLSVTLWKVFFILVIVTGVICWLFVLAHESRVVAEEESGRQTRLLMEEIVAHERTDQALQQAKEQAEAANGAKSRYLTGISHELRSPLNAILGYAQLLENDDSVPPHRQEALGVIRRSGEYLADLIEGLLDISKIEAGRLDLHRDQVRIELLMEQLVTMFQLQAEEKGLAFDYHCPFPLPEMVTTDEKRLRQILINLLSNAIKYTDKGGVSLTLRYRSQVAEFTVRDTGEGIARENIERIFRPFERIRTPGQSRTGTGLGLTITRLLTEIMGGDIAVHSEPGQGSTFKVSLMLSSLHSAGPRSISAPARRIYGYHGSRRKVLLVDDDISHRQVIRAMLSPLGFEIVDIGNALKVQETIDTERPDLVLLDVSMPGRTGWEVLQLLRAAKHAMPVVMVSADANEGHHAADSPRLHDGYIIKPVRLNLLLDTIARVLSLEWRFEKSAEPLAAIPVSDSGDLPLPAMAHRQDLADLARIGHRKGLLEALHGLKHRGEAEEPFTDELTQLTNDFQFEKILELLEVPEHEAS; translated from the coding sequence ATGGCCGCACGACAGAACATTTTCCGGGTTCGGCGCAGTTACAATCAGTGGGTCGCCAACCAGACACTCGAAGACTATGCCCTGAGGTTTACCGCCAAGAGCGCCCGGCGCTGGTCCGCCGCCCGGGTCAGCAACACCGCGCTGGGCGCGATTTCGTTCCTGGCCATGGAAGCCATTGGCGGCTCCATCACCCTGCACTACGGGTTCGATAACGCCGTGGCGGCCATTCTGGTGGTCAGTCTGGTGATCTTCCTGACCGCCATCCCGATCAGTTACTACGCCGCCCGCTACGGCGTGGACATTGACCTGCTGACCCGGGGCGCCGGCTTCGGCTACATTGGCTCCACCATCACTTCGCTGATCTACGCCTCGTTTACCTTCATCTTCTTCGCCATCGAGGCGGCGATCATGGCCATGGCCCTGGAGATGCTGTTCGACATCCCGCTGGTGCTCGGTTATCTGATCTGCGCGGTGGCGATCATCCCGCTGGTGACCCACGGCATCACCACCATCAGCCGGTTCCAGGTCTGGACCCAGCCGGTGTGGATCCTGCTGCAACTGACGCCGTTCGTGTTCATCATCTACGCCGACGCCTCCTCCATCAGCGACTGGACAAAATTCGAGGGACTCGGGCCAGCCGCCGGACAGGGCCTGAATGTGGTAATGTTCGGCGCCGCCGCCGCGGTGGTGTTCTCGCTGATCGCCCAAATTGGCGAGCAGGTGGATTTTCTGCGCTTCATTCCGGAGCCTCGGGATCGGGAGGAAAAACGCCGGTGGTGGGTGGCGGTGATGTCTGGCGGGCCGGGCTGGATCGTGATCGGCATGCTGAAGATCCTGGCCGGCTCCTTCCTGGCGGTGCTGGCCCTGAATCAGGGCATCTCCGCCACCGAGGCCGCCGACCCGACCCAGATGTACGTGGTGGCGTTCAATTACATCACCCAGTCGCCGGAGATCTCCCTGGCCATGGCCGGGATCTTCGTGATCCTGTGCCAGCTCAAGATCAACGTCACCAACGCCTACGCCGGCTCCATTGCCTGGTCGAACTTCTTCTCGCGGCTGACCCACAGCCACCCGGGCCGGGTGGTCTGGCTGTTTTTCAACGTCGCCATTGCCCTGCTGGTGATGGAGCTGGGGGTGTACCGGGCGCTGGAGGAAACCCTCGGCTTCTACGGCATCATCGCCATTGCCTGGGTTGGGGCGCTGGTGGCGGACCTGGTGATCAACAAGCCGCTGGGGCTGAGCCCGAAGCACATCGAGTTCAAGCGCGCGCACCTGTACGACATCAACCCCGTGGGCGTCGGTGCCATGATCACCGCCTCGGTGGTGGGCATCACCTGCCATACCGGCATCCTCGGCGACTACGCCGAGGCTCTGTCCCACTTCATCGCCATGGCCGTGGCGCTGGTGACCGCGCCGTTGATTGCCTGGAAGACCCGCGGCCGGTTTTACACCGCCCGCCCGTTCACGCCCATCGCCACGGACCATCAACTGGTGCAATGCACCATCTGTGAGCACAAGTTCGAGCCGGAAGACGTCACCAGTTGCCCGGCCTACGACGGCACCATCTGTTCCCTGTGCTGTTCGCTGGATGCCCGCTGCGGCGACGTCTGCAAACCCGGCGCCGGGTACCAGGAACAATTGCAGCAGTTTCTTGGCAAGCTGGTGCCCGGCGCAATCCTGAGCCGCCTGCACTCCCGCATTGGCCACTTCCTGACGTTACTGGTGCTGATCAATGGCCTGTCCGGCCTGCTGCTGTCCCTGATCTACTTCAAGACACCAGTGGCCTCGGCGCCCGAGGCGCTGCTGCTGTCGGTCACCCTCTGGAAAGTGTTCTTCATTCTGGTGATTGTCACCGGGGTCATCTGCTGGCTGTTCGTACTCGCCCACGAGAGCCGGGTGGTGGCGGAAGAGGAATCCGGTCGGCAGACGCGACTGCTGATGGAGGAGATCGTCGCCCACGAGCGTACCGACCAGGCCCTGCAGCAGGCCAAGGAACAAGCAGAAGCAGCAAATGGTGCAAAAAGCCGCTATTTGACCGGCATCAGCCACGAACTCCGCTCACCGTTGAATGCCATTCTGGGTTACGCCCAGTTACTGGAGAATGACGACTCGGTACCGCCCCACCGGCAGGAGGCTCTGGGGGTGATCCGCCGCAGTGGCGAGTACCTGGCCGACCTGATTGAGGGCCTGCTCGACATCTCCAAGATCGAGGCCGGACGACTGGACCTGCACCGGGACCAGGTCCGTATCGAATTACTGATGGAACAGCTGGTCACCATGTTCCAGCTGCAGGCGGAGGAAAAGGGCCTGGCGTTCGATTACCACTGCCCCTTCCCGCTGCCAGAAATGGTGACCACCGATGAAAAACGCCTGCGCCAGATCCTGATCAACCTGCTCTCGAATGCCATCAAATACACCGACAAGGGCGGGGTGTCCCTGACCCTGCGCTACCGGAGTCAGGTGGCCGAGTTCACCGTCCGGGACACCGGCGAGGGCATCGCCCGGGAGAACATCGAGCGGATCTTCCGGCCGTTCGAGCGCATCCGCACGCCGGGTCAGAGCCGCACCGGTACCGGCCTGGGCCTGACCATCACCCGACTGCTGACGGAGATCATGGGTGGCGACATCGCTGTCCACAGCGAGCCCGGCCAGGGCAGCACCTTCAAGGTCAGCCTGATGCTGTCCAGCCTGCACAGCGCCGGGCCACGGTCGATTTCCGCCCCGGCCCGACGGATCTACGGCTATCACGGCAGCCGCCGCAAGGTTCTGCTGGTGGACGACGACATCTCTCATCGCCAGGTAATTCGCGCCATGCTGTCGCCCCTGGGCTTTGAAATTGTCGATATCGGCAATGCCCTCAAGGTTCAGGAAACCATTGATACCGAGCGCCCGGATCTGGTCTTGCTGGACGTGTCCATGCCCGGCCGTACCGGCTGGGAGGTGTTGCAGCTGCTGCGTGCGGCGAAGCACGCCATGCCGGTAGTGATGGTGTCCGCCGACGCCAACGAGGGCCATCACGCCGCCGATTCACCGCGCCTGCACGATGGCTACATCATCAAGCCGGTGCGCCTGAACCTGCTGCTGGACACCATCGCCCGGGTGCTCAGCCTGGAATGGCGGTTCGAGAAAAGCGCCGAGCCGCTGGCCGCCATCCCAGTATCGGACAGCGGTGACCTGCCCCTGCCCGCTATGGCACACCGGCAGGACCTGGCGGACCTGGCCCGCATCGGGCACCGAAAGGGCCTGCTCGAGGCACTGCATGGGCTCAAGCACCGGGGCGAGGCGGAGGAACCCTTTACCGACGAGCTGACCCAGCTCACCAACGATTTTCAGTTTGAAAAAATCCTGGAATTACTCGAGGTACCCGAACATGAAGCTTCATGA
- a CDS encoding AMP-binding protein: protein METGLTPQPERRSAMIQNGAWNDKLITDYLDQAVARTPDREAIVGYQVTGDTRTALTYRELDDTVTRMAAGLAGLGIGKGDVVACQLPNWWQTTALHLACMRIGAILNPLMPIFRERELRFMLKHGEARLLVIPKVFRNFDYEAMVDGIRPELPDLETLLVIGGDGDRSFEQRLINIAWEEEQDTEALFRERQLGADDVIQILYTSGTTGEPKGVMHTSNTLFSNVRPYADRLHLGSDDKVLMASPLAHQTGFMYGIMMPVYLGTTAILQDIWDAEYVCKVIAAEQPAFTMAATPFLADLVKAAPSHEGELDSLRIFVSAGAPIPSAVVEQAGKVLKATIVSAWGMTENGAVTMTCPEDPAERASQSDGKAVPGMEVKITDFQGNDLPAGEEGNLLVRGASLFVGYLKRPELYGVDEDGWFSTGDLARMDKDGYIRITGRTKDVVIRGGENIPVVEVENLLYKFPGLVDVALVGCPDDRLGERVCAYVTLEDNATDVTLDEVNGYLLDQKLSRNYLPEYLEVIEAMPRTASGKIQKFKLREQARTVHLDPAKRS from the coding sequence ATGGAAACTGGCCTTACGCCCCAACCGGAACGCCGCTCCGCCATGATTCAAAACGGAGCCTGGAACGACAAGCTCATTACCGATTACCTGGACCAGGCAGTCGCCCGAACCCCTGACCGTGAGGCGATCGTCGGCTATCAGGTGACCGGAGACACCCGCACCGCTCTCACGTACCGTGAACTGGACGACACCGTCACCCGCATGGCCGCGGGTCTGGCCGGGCTGGGTATTGGCAAGGGTGATGTGGTGGCCTGCCAGCTGCCCAACTGGTGGCAAACCACGGCCCTGCACCTGGCTTGCATGCGCATTGGCGCCATCCTCAACCCGCTGATGCCGATCTTCCGCGAGCGGGAACTGCGGTTCATGCTCAAGCACGGGGAGGCCCGGCTGCTGGTGATTCCGAAGGTGTTCCGCAACTTCGACTACGAAGCCATGGTCGATGGCATTCGCCCCGAACTGCCCGATCTGGAAACCCTGCTGGTGATCGGTGGCGACGGGGATCGCAGCTTCGAACAGCGCCTGATCAACATCGCCTGGGAAGAAGAGCAAGACACCGAAGCGCTGTTCCGGGAGCGCCAGCTGGGCGCCGACGATGTCATCCAGATTCTCTACACGTCCGGCACCACGGGTGAACCCAAGGGGGTGATGCACACCTCCAATACCCTGTTTTCCAATGTTCGCCCATACGCGGACCGACTGCACCTGGGTTCGGACGACAAGGTCCTGATGGCCTCGCCTCTGGCGCACCAGACCGGTTTTATGTACGGCATCATGATGCCCGTCTATCTGGGCACCACCGCCATTCTCCAGGATATCTGGGACGCCGAGTATGTGTGCAAGGTCATTGCCGCCGAGCAGCCGGCCTTCACCATGGCCGCCACGCCCTTCCTCGCCGACCTGGTGAAAGCCGCTCCCAGCCATGAGGGCGAACTGGACTCCCTGCGTATCTTCGTCTCGGCCGGCGCGCCGATTCCCAGCGCCGTGGTGGAACAGGCCGGCAAGGTACTGAAGGCAACGATTGTCTCCGCCTGGGGCATGACCGAGAACGGCGCGGTCACCATGACCTGTCCGGAAGATCCCGCCGAACGGGCCAGCCAGTCTGATGGCAAGGCTGTGCCCGGGATGGAGGTGAAGATCACTGACTTCCAGGGCAACGACCTGCCCGCGGGCGAGGAAGGCAACCTGCTGGTCCGGGGCGCGAGCCTGTTTGTCGGCTATCTCAAGCGTCCGGAACTCTACGGCGTCGATGAGGACGGCTGGTTCAGCACCGGCGACCTCGCGCGCATGGATAAGGACGGTTACATCCGCATCACCGGCCGCACCAAGGATGTGGTCATCCGCGGCGGCGAGAACATTCCCGTGGTAGAAGTGGAAAACCTGCTCTACAAATTTCCCGGTCTGGTCGATGTGGCTCTGGTGGGCTGCCCGGACGACCGGCTCGGGGAGCGGGTGTGCGCCTACGTGACGCTCGAAGACAACGCCACCGACGTCACCCTGGACGAGGTCAACGGTTACCTGCTCGACCAGAAACTGTCCCGGAACTACCTGCCCGAGTACCTCGAAGTGATCGAGGCCATGCCTCGCACCGCGTCCGGAAAGATCCAGAAATTCAAACTGCGTGAACAGGCCAGGACGGTTCACCTGGACCCGGCCAAACGCAGCTAA
- a CDS encoding ABC transporter substrate-binding protein, which translates to MAQATTPKTLRIAYVEFPPMTYRNHAGQPDGEMIDITRKVVEEAGYVPEFIYLPVSRVYLYLSNGQIDLWPGLTDIPSLEGEILESWVSPLAIQLSAWYREGMAPLENFSQLKGKTVIVIGGYTYAGLINWLNRSDDIRITEAPNHRSAIDMLKRNRGDYLLDYRQPVNQVLTYPSDSEVVESEVRTRNIAWLFSLASPRAAVLREEFDDAYLRLAAAGDVPPVRTITPGFVIPGFPEEYR; encoded by the coding sequence ATGGCCCAGGCAACGACGCCGAAAACCCTGCGTATTGCCTACGTGGAATTCCCACCGATGACCTATCGCAACCATGCCGGGCAGCCGGACGGGGAGATGATCGACATTACCCGAAAGGTCGTTGAGGAAGCGGGCTACGTGCCGGAATTTATCTATCTGCCGGTGAGCCGGGTGTATCTGTATTTGAGCAATGGCCAGATCGATCTGTGGCCAGGATTGACGGATATCCCGAGTCTTGAGGGTGAGATCCTGGAAAGCTGGGTCAGCCCTCTGGCGATCCAGCTGAGCGCCTGGTACCGGGAGGGCATGGCGCCGCTGGAAAATTTCAGTCAGCTCAAAGGCAAGACCGTGATCGTGATAGGCGGCTACACCTACGCCGGCCTGATCAATTGGCTGAATCGTTCCGATGACATCCGGATCACCGAGGCGCCCAATCATCGTTCCGCCATCGACATGCTCAAGCGCAATCGCGGGGATTACTTGCTCGATTACCGACAGCCGGTCAACCAGGTTCTGACCTATCCCTCAGACAGTGAGGTTGTCGAGTCCGAGGTGCGCACCCGCAACATCGCGTGGCTGTTCTCGCTGGCCAGTCCGCGCGCCGCCGTACTTCGGGAAGAGTTTGATGATGCCTATCTGAGACTGGCAGCCGCCGGGGACGTGCCACCGGTGCGGACCATAACCCCGGGGTTTGTCATTCCCGGCTTTCCCGAGGAATACCGCTAG
- a CDS encoding DUF3047 domain-containing protein: MRLTALKSLIPALALASSPWLMPTAQAQGPELPAFSAIDTLGEGSGWEPLEFPKIDQHSRYELVTDEGRQVVRAETEGGASGMIARLDLQPSDSLILRWQWKVSNVFERGDAREKSGDDYPARIYVAFKFQPENAGFFERAKRKTVEVLFGESLPGNALNYIWANTLPEGEMIPNPYTDKTMMVSVNSGNERVGEWVTVERDIVADYRQAFGEAPPPVVGIAIMSDSDNTGEAATAWYGDISLSTE, translated from the coding sequence TTGCGTCTGACGGCACTGAAGTCACTGATCCCCGCACTGGCCCTCGCCAGCAGCCCCTGGCTGATGCCCACCGCGCAGGCGCAGGGCCCTGAGCTGCCCGCCTTTTCGGCTATTGACACACTGGGGGAAGGCTCCGGCTGGGAGCCCCTGGAATTTCCCAAGATTGACCAACACTCCCGCTACGAGCTGGTAACCGACGAGGGCCGCCAGGTGGTTCGGGCCGAGACCGAGGGCGGCGCCTCCGGGATGATTGCCCGGCTGGACCTGCAACCCTCGGACTCGCTGATTTTGCGCTGGCAGTGGAAGGTATCGAATGTGTTCGAGCGGGGCGATGCCCGGGAAAAGTCCGGCGACGACTATCCGGCGCGGATCTACGTGGCGTTCAAATTCCAGCCGGAGAACGCCGGGTTCTTCGAGCGCGCCAAGCGCAAGACCGTCGAGGTGCTGTTCGGCGAAAGCCTGCCAGGCAACGCCCTCAACTACATCTGGGCCAACACCCTGCCCGAGGGCGAGATGATTCCCAACCCCTATACCGACAAGACCATGATGGTATCGGTCAATTCCGGCAACGAGCGCGTGGGCGAATGGGTGACCGTGGAGCGGGATATCGTCGCCGACTACCGTCAGGCGTTCGGGGAGGCGCCTCCGCCGGTGGTCGGCATTGCCATCATGTCGGACTCGGACAACACCGGCGAAGCCGCCACGGCCTGGTATGGCGACATCAGCCTGTCGACCGAGTGA
- a CDS encoding enoyl-CoA hydratase-related protein: MTYEDILYDETDGVATITINRPDRYNAFRGQTCMELIDAFNRAGWNKDIGVIVFTGAGEKAFCTGGDQGAHEGQYDGRGLIGLPVEELQRLIREVPKPVIARVNGFAIGGGHVLHVICDLSIAAETAIFGQVGPKVGSVDPGFGTAYLARVVGEKRAREIWYLCRKYSAQQALEWGLVNAVVPPEQLDAEVRQWCDEILEKSPTALSIAKRSFNADSDNIAGIGALGMQALSLYYDTEESKEGVSAFKEKRKPEFRKYYK, encoded by the coding sequence ATGACCTACGAAGACATCCTGTACGACGAAACCGACGGCGTCGCGACCATCACCATCAACCGTCCGGACCGCTACAACGCCTTCCGCGGGCAGACCTGCATGGAACTGATCGACGCCTTCAATCGCGCCGGCTGGAACAAGGACATCGGGGTGATCGTCTTTACCGGCGCCGGCGAGAAAGCCTTCTGTACCGGCGGCGATCAGGGCGCTCACGAAGGCCAGTACGATGGCCGTGGACTGATCGGCCTGCCGGTGGAAGAGCTGCAACGCCTGATACGGGAAGTACCCAAGCCGGTCATCGCCCGCGTTAACGGCTTCGCCATCGGTGGCGGCCATGTCCTACACGTGATCTGTGACCTGAGTATCGCCGCCGAAACCGCCATCTTCGGCCAGGTCGGTCCCAAGGTCGGCTCGGTGGATCCGGGATTCGGCACCGCCTACCTGGCGCGGGTGGTGGGTGAGAAACGGGCGCGGGAGATCTGGTACCTGTGCCGCAAGTACTCCGCCCAGCAGGCGCTGGAGTGGGGACTAGTGAATGCCGTGGTACCGCCGGAGCAGCTGGACGCGGAAGTGCGCCAGTGGTGCGACGAAATCCTCGAAAAGAGCCCGACCGCCCTGAGCATCGCCAAGCGCTCCTTTAATGCCGACAGCGACAACATCGCCGGCATTGGCGCCCTCGGCATGCAGGCCCTGAGCCTGTATTACGACACCGAGGAATCGAAGGAAGGGGTGAGTGCCTTCAAGGAAAAGCGTAAGCCCGAGTTCCGCAAGTACTACAAGTGA
- the nhaB gene encoding sodium/proton antiporter NhaB, which yields MPTTVISGFTHNFLGKAPVWYKQVILLFLIANPIVMYLLGPGTAGWLLIGEFIFTLAMALKCYPLLPGGLLAVEALLIGLTTPDAVYLEVLTNFPVILLLMFMVAGIYFMKELLLVTFTQILVGVRSKSALSLLFCSAAAILSAFLDALTVTAVIISVAVGFYSVYHKVASGKGYHHKDHNAGSDEEVVELHREDLENFRAFLRSLLMHGAIGTALGGVATMVGEPQNLLIAKVVGWDFAGFFLQMAPVSLPVLAAGLVTCWALEKLRWFGYGGRLPKPVRQVLEEFAENERAKRTKADQAALWVQAIAAGILVVGLAFHLAEVGLIGLLVIILITSFTGITDEHQIGKAFQESLPFTSLLVVFFAVVAVIHEQHLFKPIIDYVLSLPEGQQPGMFFIANGVLSMISDNVFVATVYISEVKQALDAGSISHEHFQALAVAINTGTNLPSVATPNGQAAFLFLLTSAIAPLVRLSYGRMVIMAFPYTLVMGGVGLYMVINHI from the coding sequence ATGCCCACTACCGTTATTTCCGGCTTCACCCATAATTTTCTTGGCAAGGCTCCGGTCTGGTACAAGCAGGTCATCCTGTTGTTCCTGATCGCCAATCCGATTGTGATGTATCTGTTGGGGCCGGGGACGGCCGGGTGGCTGCTGATCGGCGAATTCATTTTCACCCTGGCCATGGCGCTGAAGTGTTATCCGCTTTTGCCGGGTGGCCTGCTGGCGGTGGAAGCGCTGCTGATCGGCCTGACCACGCCGGATGCGGTGTATCTGGAAGTGCTCACCAACTTCCCGGTGATTCTGCTGCTGATGTTCATGGTGGCGGGCATCTATTTCATGAAGGAACTGCTGCTGGTGACCTTCACCCAGATCCTGGTGGGGGTGCGCTCAAAATCCGCCCTGTCGCTGTTGTTCTGCAGCGCGGCCGCCATCCTTTCCGCGTTTCTTGATGCCCTGACCGTGACCGCGGTGATCATCAGCGTCGCCGTCGGTTTCTACTCGGTGTACCACAAGGTGGCTTCCGGCAAGGGTTATCACCACAAGGACCACAACGCCGGCAGTGACGAAGAGGTGGTCGAACTGCATCGGGAAGACCTGGAGAATTTCCGGGCCTTTCTGCGCAGCCTGTTGATGCACGGTGCCATCGGCACCGCCCTCGGCGGGGTGGCCACCATGGTGGGTGAGCCCCAGAACCTGTTGATCGCCAAGGTGGTGGGCTGGGATTTTGCCGGTTTCTTCCTGCAGATGGCGCCGGTCAGCCTGCCGGTTCTCGCGGCCGGCCTGGTGACCTGCTGGGCGCTGGAGAAGCTGCGCTGGTTCGGTTATGGCGGGCGCCTGCCCAAACCGGTCCGGCAGGTTCTGGAAGAGTTTGCCGAGAATGAGCGGGCCAAACGCACCAAGGCGGACCAGGCTGCGCTCTGGGTCCAGGCGATTGCTGCGGGTATTCTCGTGGTTGGCCTGGCGTTCCACCTGGCTGAAGTGGGCCTGATCGGCCTGCTGGTTATTATCCTGATCACCTCGTTCACCGGCATCACCGACGAGCACCAGATCGGCAAGGCATTCCAGGAATCCCTGCCGTTCACGTCCCTGCTGGTGGTGTTTTTCGCCGTGGTCGCGGTGATCCACGAGCAGCACCTGTTCAAGCCCATCATCGATTACGTGTTGTCCCTGCCTGAAGGCCAGCAACCGGGCATGTTCTTCATCGCCAACGGCGTGCTCTCGATGATCAGTGACAACGTGTTCGTGGCCACGGTGTACATCAGCGAAGTCAAGCAGGCCCTGGATGCCGGCAGCATCAGCCATGAGCATTTCCAGGCCCTGGCCGTGGCGATCAACACTGGCACTAACCTGCCGAGTGTGGCCACACCCAACGGCCAGGCCGCGTTCCTGTTCCTGCTGACCTCGGCCATCGCGCCCCTGGTCCGACTGTCCTACGGGCGCATGGTGATCATGGCTTTCCCCTATACCCTGGTCATGGGCGGGGTTGGTCTGTATATGGTGATCAACCACATCTGA
- a CDS encoding SDR family NAD(P)-dependent oxidoreductase translates to MRGLNGKTVIVTGGGGGIGRAVCQRFAEEGSLVAVLDRDESAAQATVDRITESGGTARAYAADITNYAAITETVVAIENDLGVPTVLVNNAGFDRFLPFLKTEPKLWDQLIAVNLTGALNMHHVVLPGMVAAGGGKVVNVASDAARVGSSGESVYAACKAGLVGFSKTVARELATKNICLNVVCPGPTDTALLKGVAESAPNPEKLLEAFRNAVPMKRLAQPEDYPGVIALLASDDANFITGQVISVSGGLTMAG, encoded by the coding sequence ATGAGAGGCCTCAACGGAAAAACAGTCATCGTGACCGGTGGTGGTGGCGGCATCGGCCGCGCCGTATGCCAGCGCTTTGCCGAAGAAGGCAGCCTGGTGGCTGTCCTGGACCGGGACGAAAGTGCGGCCCAGGCCACCGTCGACCGGATCACCGAATCCGGCGGCACCGCCCGGGCCTACGCGGCGGACATCACCAATTATGCCGCCATCACCGAGACCGTGGTGGCGATCGAGAACGACCTGGGCGTGCCCACTGTGCTGGTCAATAACGCCGGTTTCGACCGCTTTCTGCCCTTCCTCAAGACGGAACCGAAACTCTGGGACCAACTGATTGCGGTGAACCTCACCGGTGCCCTGAACATGCACCACGTGGTGCTGCCCGGGATGGTGGCCGCAGGCGGTGGCAAGGTTGTCAATGTGGCCTCGGACGCGGCCCGCGTCGGCTCTTCGGGCGAGTCGGTCTACGCGGCCTGCAAGGCCGGCCTGGTGGGCTTCAGCAAGACCGTGGCGCGGGAACTGGCCACCAAGAACATATGCCTGAACGTGGTCTGCCCCGGCCCCACCGATACCGCCCTGCTCAAGGGCGTCGCCGAGAGTGCCCCGAATCCGGAAAAACTGCTGGAAGCCTTCCGCAATGCGGTGCCCATGAAACGCCTGGCCCAGCCGGAAGACTACCCCGGGGTGATCGCCCTGCTTGCCAGCGATGACGCCAACTTTATTACCGGCCAGGTCATCAGTGTGTCCGGCGGCCTGACCATGGCCGGCTGA